The following coding sequences lie in one Glycine max cultivar Williams 82 chromosome 19, Glycine_max_v4.0, whole genome shotgun sequence genomic window:
- the LOC100802569 gene encoding ethylene response sensor 1, which produces MMESCDCIDTQYPPDELLVKYQYISDVLIALAYFSIPVELIYFVQKSAFFPYRWVLMQFGAFIVLCGATHFINLWTFSPHSKAVAVVMTIAKVSCAIVSCATALMLVHIIPDLLSVKTRELFLKNKAEELDREMGLILTQEETGRHVRMLTHEIRSTLDRHTILKTTLVELGRTLGLEECALWMPSRSGLNLQLSHTLTYHVQVGSTVQTNNPIVNEVFNSPRAMRIPPTCPLARIRPLVGRYVPPEVVAVRVPLLNLSNFQINDWPDMSAKSYAIMVLILPTDSVRKWRDHELELVDVVADQVAVALSHAAILEESMRARDQLLEQNVALDLARQEAEMAIHARNDFLAVMNHEMRTPMHAIIALSSLLLETELTPEQRVMIETVLKSSNVLATLINDVLDLSRLEDGSLELEKGKFNLHGVLGEIVELIKPIASVKKLPITLILSPDLPTHAIGDEKRLTQTLLNVVGNAVKFTKEGYVSIRVSVAKPESLQDWRPPEFYPASSDGHFYIRVQVKDSGCGIPPQEIPHLFTKFAQSRSGPARPSSGAGLGLAICKRFVNLMGGHIWIESEGPDKGSTATFIIKLEICGNPDPSDHQAANRSQAYSGSGGLARFKPFIKDEDDTGFSTRRNQRSF; this is translated from the exons ATGATGGAATCCTGTGATTGTATAGACACACAGTATCCTCCAGATGAACTTCTCGTAAAGTATCAGTATATCTCGGATGTGCTAATTGCTCTTGCCTATTTTTCTATTCCCGTGGAGCTCATCTATTTTGTTCAGAAGTCTGCTTTCTTTCCATATAGATGGGTGCTTATGCAGTTTGGTGCTTTTATTGTTCTCTGTGGAGCAACTCATTTCATAAACCTGTGGACATTCTCCCCACACTCTAAGGCTGTTGCTGTTGTCATGACGATTGCCAAAGTGTCGTGTGCTATTGTGTCATGTGCGACTGCTCTGATGCTTGTACACATTATTCCCGATCTGTTGAGTGTCAAGACGCGCGAATTATTCCTGAAGAACAAGGCTGAAGAGCTTGACAGGGAGATGGGACTTATTCTTACTCAAGAAGAGACTGGAAGGCATGTTAGAATGTTGACTCATGAAATTAGGAGCACACTTGACAGGCATACTATTTTAAAGACTACTCTTGTGGAGCTGGGGAGGACTTTGGGCTTGGAGGAGTGTGCATTATGGATGCCTTCAAGAAGTGGTCTGAATCTGCAACTTTCCCATACTTTAACCTACCACGTGCAAGTTGGGTCTACAGTGCAAACAAACAATCCTATTGTCAATGAAGTTTTCAACAGTCCTCGAGCTATGCGGATACCACCAACCTGTCCACTGGCCAGGATCAGACCTCTTGTGGGAAGATATGTGCCGCCTGAAGTTGTTGCTGTTCGGGTGCCACTTCTAAATTTGTCCAATTTTCAAATCAACGATTGGCCCGATATGTCAGCAAAAAGCTATGCAATCATGGTTCTCATCCTCCCTACTGATAGTGTTAGAAAATGGCGAGACCATGAGTTGGAACTTGTTGATGTGGTTGCAGATCAG GTAGCAGTTGCCCTTTCACATGCTGCTATTTTGGAGGAGTCTATGCGAGCCCGTGATCAACTCTTGGAGCAGAATGTCGCTTTAGATTTAGCTCGGCAAGAGGCAGAGATGGCAATTCATGCCCGCAACGATTTTCTTGCCGTCATGAATCATGAAATGAGGACGCCAATGCATGCAATTATAGCATTGTCATCCCTTCTCTTGGAGACTGAACTGACTCCAGAGCAGAGGGTTATGATAGAGACAGTGTTGAAGAGTAGTAATGTTTTGGCGACACTCATTAATGATGTTCTAGATCTTTCTCGACTTGAAGATGGTAGCCTCGAATTAGAAAAGGGAAAATTCAACCTTCATGGTGTTTTGGGAGAG ATCGTTGAACTGATAAAACCAATAGCATCTGTGAAAAAGTTACCTATCACCTTAATTCTGTCTCCTGATCTGCCTACTCATGCCATTGGTGATGAAAAGCGACTTACACAAACTCTTTTGAATGTTGTGGGTAATGCTGTCAAATTCACTAAGGAGGGCTATGTTTCTATAAGAGTATCGGTTGCAAAACCAGAATCTTTACAGGATTGGCGACCTCCAGAGTTTTATCCAGCATCTAGTGATGGCCATTTCTACATACGAGTCCAG GTTAAGGACTCTGGATGTGGCATTCCCCCACAAGAAATTCCGCATCTCTTTACCAAGTTTGCCCAGTCTCGGAGTGGACCAGCTCGACCTAGCAGTGGTGCAGGTCTTGGGCTTGCCATTTGTAAAAG ATTTGTAAACCTCATGGGAGGCCACATATGGATTGAGAGTGAGGGTCCTGACAAAGGAAGCACAGCTACATTTATAATCAAACTTGAGATTTGTGGCAATCCAGATCCATCCGATCATCAAGCTGCAAACAGAAGCCAAGCATACAGTGGAAGTGGTGGCCTCGCTAGATTTAAACCCTTCATCAAAGATGAAGACGACACTGGTTTTTCTACTAGACGCAATCAAAGAAGTTTCTAA